A window from Marinagarivorans cellulosilyticus encodes these proteins:
- a CDS encoding helix-turn-helix domain-containing protein, translating to MQAPAATKIKYDARKLNADEQALLRQMAVSRVISGEPVSRVTRAYGLGDKTLYKWLRTYKDEGATALAQSAKQGRRRQLSESQLAEVLGWIIDQPAKMWSRAELLQQIENTFEVTCSATTLGRLFAACGLSAPKHEGVYQSYIAGSWQRQGRLDVQELVRRKRAERLSLTRVVVQKPDGSGSWAGWAAFGVRGGMMLLKDGDLLSALRDMNDRASVSQVVMIDMPISANSAWCSQLAALKNITLIQLDGEAEPEVEMEPA from the coding sequence ATGCAAGCACCTGCGGCAACAAAAATAAAGTACGATGCGCGTAAGCTGAATGCTGACGAACAGGCACTACTAAGGCAAATGGCTGTATCGCGAGTTATCTCTGGCGAGCCAGTGTCGCGAGTCACTAGGGCCTATGGCCTTGGCGATAAAACGCTCTACAAATGGCTGCGAACATATAAAGATGAGGGCGCTACAGCCTTGGCGCAGAGTGCTAAGCAGGGGCGTCGTCGGCAGTTATCCGAGTCGCAACTGGCCGAAGTGCTTGGCTGGATTATAGATCAGCCTGCCAAAATGTGGTCACGCGCTGAGCTTTTGCAACAAATCGAGAATACTTTCGAAGTTACCTGTAGCGCGACAACGCTTGGTCGATTGTTTGCGGCGTGTGGCTTAAGTGCTCCGAAGCATGAAGGCGTATACCAAAGTTATATCGCTGGCAGCTGGCAGCGTCAAGGGCGCTTAGATGTACAAGAGCTAGTTCGCCGCAAGCGTGCAGAGCGGTTAAGCCTTACGCGGGTTGTGGTGCAAAAGCCCGACGGCAGCGGTAGTTGGGCTGGCTGGGCTGCTTTTGGCGTGCGCGGAGGCATGATGTTATTAAAAGACGGCGACTTGCTATCGGCGTTGCGCGACATGAATGATCGCGCTTCAGTATCACAGGTTGTTATGATTGACATGCCTATTAGCGCTAATTCAGCCTGGTGCTCGCAATTAGCGGCACTTAAGAATATTACGTTAATTCAGTTGGACGGTGAGGCTGAGCCAGAGGTTGAGATGGAGCCAGCTTAG
- the rne gene encoding ribonuclease E, translating into MKRMLINASQPEEVRVALVDGQWLYDLDIENQQREQKKSNIYKGKITRVEPSLEAAFVDYGAERHGFLPLKEISREYFVKQDGKSDRGRIKDLVKEGTEVIVQVDKEERGNKGAALTTFISLAGRYLVLMPNNPRGGGISRRIDGEDRSQLKEALSSLDMPKGMSIIVRTAGVGRSAIDLQNDFNYLVRVWQSIIDASSGVSAPKFLFQESNVIIRAIRDYLRPDIGEVIVDTNESFSRALQFVQQVMPQEKHKIKHYNDEVPLFNRYQIEGQIETAFEREVKLPSGGSIVIDPTEALVSIDINSARATKGGDIEETALATNLEAADEIARQMRLRDIGGLVVIDFIDMHPDRNRREVENRMRDALGMDRARVQIGKISRFGLLEMSRQRLRPSLEETTSKMCPRCTGQGTIRSTRSLALSILRIVEEEAKKERSAEIRTVVPVPVATYLLNEKRTAISNIESRHSTRVVILPNEHMVTPHYEVTRLRDDEVEGADQSYKIEVSDPHASELEEEKKAENFVPAKPLVSQVSPPPPVTTVADNKAPEASSEKSEPGLIAKLLELVIGFFKSKPEEPAPKASENRGHQKRRGGNNQRRSRNGNRNQRHNNRRDHRQNQNDSDEIVDNLSGENIYQDTEKQQDRERPQNKNRRNRRRGGQNRSDNNEGATSETNNTEGNTSENENQPPKRPSNRRGRTQERQRGAASEAQETETATQAPAAKAPAKAAESNNDEAQTERPARRRRSRGNGNKRKDAETTSNDNAGNDNQNTATQDDSTTKPVEASAKAEKAHVDTAATKEEAKNLEPKASTPEKAADAVATPAAAQAEAALKEALAATPKEKVKEQEPAAKATEEVQTASTPEPEATTPPEEKPAPKAEEPETKAEPTATAKESSEATTYVRANNDPRTNPKPVANLAITTLESQITKGLPLDTALAADIKRSPRALGRASNDPRGPLATKINEEETKESQV; encoded by the coding sequence ATGAAAAGAATGCTCATCAATGCCAGCCAGCCAGAAGAAGTCCGCGTGGCGCTTGTCGACGGACAATGGCTATACGATCTTGATATTGAAAACCAACAACGCGAACAAAAAAAATCCAACATCTATAAGGGCAAAATTACCCGCGTAGAGCCCAGCCTAGAAGCTGCCTTTGTCGATTACGGCGCAGAGCGCCACGGCTTCCTTCCCCTTAAAGAAATTTCGCGCGAATACTTTGTCAAACAAGATGGCAAAAGTGATCGCGGGCGCATCAAAGACCTTGTCAAAGAAGGCACCGAAGTTATTGTTCAGGTCGACAAAGAAGAGCGCGGCAACAAAGGTGCCGCACTAACAACCTTTATTAGTCTGGCCGGCCGCTACCTCGTCTTAATGCCCAACAACCCACGCGGCGGCGGCATTTCCCGCCGTATCGACGGTGAAGATCGCTCACAATTAAAAGAAGCCTTAAGCTCTTTGGATATGCCAAAAGGCATGAGCATTATTGTACGCACCGCAGGTGTCGGGCGCAGCGCCATAGACCTGCAAAACGATTTCAACTACCTCGTGCGCGTTTGGCAGTCCATTATTGATGCCTCTAGCGGCGTCAGTGCCCCCAAGTTTTTATTCCAAGAAAGCAACGTTATCATTCGCGCCATTCGCGATTACCTGCGCCCAGATATCGGCGAAGTTATTGTGGATACCAACGAGTCGTTCTCGCGAGCACTGCAATTTGTTCAGCAGGTGATGCCGCAAGAAAAGCACAAAATCAAACACTACAACGATGAAGTCCCCCTTTTTAACCGCTACCAAATCGAAGGCCAAATCGAAACCGCCTTTGAGCGTGAGGTTAAACTCCCATCTGGCGGCTCGATTGTTATTGACCCGACTGAAGCACTGGTCTCTATTGATATTAACTCGGCGCGCGCAACCAAGGGCGGCGACATCGAAGAAACTGCACTCGCAACCAACCTAGAAGCGGCAGATGAAATCGCACGCCAAATGCGCTTGCGCGATATTGGTGGCCTAGTCGTAATCGACTTTATCGATATGCACCCCGACCGCAACCGCCGCGAAGTAGAAAACCGCATGCGCGATGCGTTAGGCATGGACAGAGCTCGCGTGCAAATCGGCAAAATTTCTCGCTTTGGCTTGCTTGAAATGTCTCGCCAACGCTTGCGCCCATCACTAGAAGAAACCACATCAAAAATGTGCCCTCGCTGTACCGGCCAAGGCACCATTCGCAGCACCCGCTCACTAGCACTTTCTATTTTGCGCATTGTGGAAGAGGAAGCTAAAAAAGAGCGCAGCGCTGAGATCCGTACGGTTGTACCTGTACCGGTTGCCACCTACCTACTCAACGAAAAGCGCACCGCGATTAGCAATATCGAGTCTCGCCACTCTACGCGCGTAGTCATTCTGCCAAACGAGCACATGGTTACACCGCACTACGAAGTCACTCGCTTACGCGATGACGAGGTTGAAGGCGCAGATCAAAGCTACAAGATAGAAGTCTCGGACCCGCATGCCAGTGAGCTCGAAGAAGAGAAAAAAGCCGAGAACTTTGTGCCAGCAAAACCACTGGTATCTCAGGTTTCACCGCCGCCGCCAGTAACAACCGTAGCAGACAACAAAGCCCCGGAAGCCAGTAGCGAAAAATCTGAACCAGGGCTTATCGCCAAGCTGCTCGAGCTTGTTATCGGGTTTTTCAAAAGCAAGCCAGAAGAACCAGCGCCAAAAGCCAGCGAAAACCGCGGCCATCAAAAGCGTCGCGGAGGCAATAACCAGCGACGTTCGCGCAACGGTAATCGCAACCAGCGACACAACAACCGTCGCGACCACCGTCAAAACCAAAACGATTCTGATGAAATTGTTGATAACCTCAGCGGCGAAAACATTTATCAAGACACCGAGAAGCAGCAAGATCGCGAGCGCCCACAAAACAAAAACCGCCGCAATCGTCGCCGTGGCGGACAAAACCGTAGCGATAACAACGAGGGCGCAACAAGCGAAACAAACAACACAGAAGGCAACACTAGCGAAAACGAAAACCAACCACCCAAGCGCCCAAGCAATCGACGCGGCCGCACGCAAGAACGCCAGCGCGGGGCAGCCAGCGAAGCCCAAGAAACAGAAACGGCAACGCAAGCGCCCGCAGCTAAAGCGCCAGCCAAGGCGGCCGAGTCGAATAACGATGAAGCCCAAACTGAGCGCCCAGCGCGCCGTCGTCGCAGCCGCGGTAATGGCAACAAGCGCAAAGATGCAGAAACAACATCAAACGACAATGCTGGCAACGATAATCAAAATACTGCCACGCAGGACGACAGCACCACAAAACCTGTTGAGGCTTCCGCCAAAGCAGAAAAAGCGCATGTCGATACTGCTGCGACTAAAGAAGAAGCTAAAAACCTGGAGCCAAAAGCATCAACGCCAGAAAAAGCAGCAGATGCCGTTGCGACACCCGCAGCCGCTCAAGCTGAGGCCGCATTAAAAGAAGCATTAGCTGCCACGCCAAAGGAGAAGGTAAAGGAGCAGGAGCCGGCAGCCAAGGCCACAGAAGAGGTGCAAACAGCTTCAACACCGGAACCTGAAGCAACGACGCCCCCGGAAGAAAAGCCTGCGCCAAAAGCTGAAGAGCCTGAAACAAAAGCAGAGCCCACTGCAACCGCAAAGGAAAGTAGCGAAGCAACAACTTACGTTCGTGCCAATAACGACCCTAGAACTAACCCCAAGCCGGTAGCTAACTTAGCGATTACCACGCTAGAAAGCCAAATCACTAAAGGGTTGCCGCTAGATACCGCTCTCGCCGCTGATATTAAGCGCTCGCCTCGCGCGCTTGGACGCGCAAGCAACGATCCTCGCGGGCCGCTAGCAACAAAAATTAATGAGGAAGAAACAAAAGAAAGCCAGGTTTAA
- a CDS encoding Maf family protein, whose product MPEIILASSSQYRKKLLESLNITARCIAPNIDEAALADESPKATALRLAKAKAAAIAIQLPSDEKTNSIIIGSDQVAWLDGAQLGKPGTREKAIAQLKQQSGKTVRFYTALCVQMNSQQCSDVITTEVAFRDLSEQEIAHYIEKDNPIDCAGSFKSEGAGCMLLTRVTSDDPSALIGLPLIRTTEYLRRFGVNPLLRIN is encoded by the coding sequence ATGCCCGAAATCATTCTCGCCTCATCATCGCAGTATCGTAAAAAACTGCTCGAGAGCCTCAATATAACGGCTCGCTGCATTGCGCCAAATATTGACGAGGCAGCGCTTGCTGATGAATCACCCAAAGCCACAGCCCTCAGGCTTGCCAAAGCAAAAGCCGCCGCCATCGCCATACAACTACCAAGCGACGAAAAAACTAATAGTATTATTATTGGTAGCGATCAAGTGGCCTGGCTTGACGGTGCGCAGCTAGGCAAGCCCGGAACCCGCGAAAAAGCCATTGCCCAACTCAAACAACAATCTGGTAAGACGGTACGTTTCTATACCGCGCTATGCGTTCAAATGAATTCGCAGCAGTGCAGCGATGTTATTACCACCGAGGTCGCCTTTCGCGATCTTAGCGAACAAGAAATCGCCCACTATATCGAAAAAGACAACCCTATTGACTGCGCAGGCAGCTTTAAAAGTGAAGGCGCCGGCTGCATGTTACTTACCCGCGTTACCAGTGATGATCCTAGCGCGCTTATCGGTTTACCCTTAATTCGAACTACTGAGTATTTGCGCCGCTTTGGGGTAAACCCATTATTGCGCATCAACTAA
- a CDS encoding trypsin-like peptidase domain-containing protein yields MLYQAFLYARWPLVIGLLAALIALVVMPQMNPRSSGGFTPSNSWGQPTSYAQAVQRAAPAVVNIYTRKKLKRARHPLFDDPLFRHFFNNADTSRQERMQSALGSGVIVTETGYLLTNNHVIQGADEIVVQLQDGRDAQADLIGIDKENDLAVLKIELDQLTAINISTEQGMLVGDVVLAIGNPFGMGQTVTQGIISAVGRYGLGINTFENFIQTDAAINPGNSGGALIDAFGNLVGINTAMLDRIGDNDLNGVGLAIPAETALQSLSDIIEFGRVVRGWLGVTAQPISPQIASRYRLPSPHGLLVTGVYSNGPAHIAGLQPGDIIVKVNNQKVSNGLNGGLRSMQEVKESRPGEEILLEVYRDGQRHVINAVLAINPIAG; encoded by the coding sequence GTGCTTTATCAAGCATTTCTTTACGCTCGCTGGCCGCTTGTTATTGGCTTGCTAGCAGCCCTTATCGCCCTTGTTGTTATGCCGCAAATGAACCCTCGCAGCAGCGGAGGGTTTACGCCTAGTAACAGCTGGGGGCAACCCACCTCCTACGCGCAGGCCGTACAAAGAGCTGCGCCAGCGGTGGTTAACATTTATACCCGCAAAAAATTAAAGCGCGCACGCCACCCACTCTTTGACGACCCGTTGTTTCGCCACTTTTTCAATAACGCAGACACATCACGCCAAGAAAGAATGCAATCGGCGTTGGGGTCTGGCGTCATTGTGACCGAGACAGGCTACCTGCTTACCAATAATCACGTTATTCAAGGCGCCGATGAGATTGTTGTACAACTGCAAGACGGCCGAGATGCTCAAGCTGACCTTATAGGTATCGACAAAGAAAACGACCTTGCTGTACTTAAAATCGAGTTAGACCAGCTTACAGCCATTAATATTTCGACTGAGCAAGGCATGTTAGTGGGTGATGTTGTACTGGCCATTGGCAACCCTTTTGGCATGGGCCAAACCGTAACCCAAGGTATTATTTCTGCCGTGGGCCGCTATGGTTTAGGCATCAATACCTTCGAAAACTTTATACAAACAGACGCAGCCATCAACCCTGGCAATAGCGGCGGCGCTCTAATTGATGCCTTCGGCAACCTTGTCGGCATCAATACCGCCATGCTTGATCGCATTGGCGATAACGACCTTAATGGAGTGGGCCTCGCTATCCCAGCAGAAACCGCCCTGCAAAGCCTAAGCGACATCATAGAATTTGGCCGCGTTGTGCGCGGCTGGCTAGGTGTCACCGCGCAACCCATTTCCCCGCAAATTGCTAGCCGCTACCGACTACCATCTCCCCACGGACTGCTCGTCACGGGAGTTTACAGCAATGGGCCAGCCCACATCGCAGGGTTACAACCCGGTGACATTATCGTGAAAGTGAATAATCAGAAGGTCAGCAACGGCTTAAACGGCGGCCTGCGCAGCATGCAAGAGGTTAAAGAGTCTCGCCCTGGCGAAGAAATATTATTGGAAGTTTACCGCGACGGGCAGCGCCACGTTATTAACGCCGTACTGGCTATAAATCCTATTGCCGGTTAA
- a CDS encoding RluA family pseudouridine synthase, with protein MSEVKFIEVPEEYEGQRLDNFLLARLKGVPKSMIYRVIRKGEVRVNKGRAKPDRKLLGGDVVRVPPIKTKEVEVVTPSQGLIQTLSDAVLYDDNGLLIINKPSGLAVHGGSGINVGLIEALRQAYGAPFLELVHRLDRDTSGCVMVAKKRSVLKHLQDALRHKGVIQKHYVAVVVGRWPKHIARVDAPLKRCEYPNGERIVRVHSEGKASVTEFKVLQYFDGFTLVAAKPLTGRTHQIRVHAQHVGCSLVGDEKYTALEDNKRMKAKGFKRLCLHAHGLQLRFADGAPLSVRAPLPAELLQPLQAAGLEALNADHF; from the coding sequence ATGAGTGAAGTTAAGTTTATAGAAGTCCCTGAAGAGTACGAGGGCCAGCGCTTAGATAACTTTTTGCTAGCACGCCTAAAGGGTGTACCTAAATCGATGATTTATCGGGTCATTCGAAAAGGTGAGGTGCGAGTTAATAAAGGCCGTGCAAAACCTGATCGCAAGTTGTTGGGCGGGGATGTTGTTAGGGTGCCGCCCATTAAAACAAAGGAAGTTGAAGTTGTTACACCTTCGCAGGGGTTAATACAAACACTTAGCGATGCAGTTCTGTATGACGACAATGGCTTGCTGATTATTAACAAGCCTTCGGGGTTGGCCGTCCATGGCGGCAGTGGTATTAATGTTGGCTTGATCGAGGCTTTAAGGCAGGCGTATGGTGCGCCGTTTCTTGAGTTGGTGCACCGTTTGGATCGCGATACCTCGGGTTGCGTGATGGTAGCCAAAAAGCGCAGTGTACTAAAGCATTTGCAAGATGCCTTGCGACACAAAGGTGTGATTCAAAAGCATTATGTGGCGGTGGTTGTGGGTCGTTGGCCCAAACATATCGCGCGAGTAGATGCTCCGCTAAAGCGGTGTGAGTATCCCAACGGCGAGCGCATTGTGCGGGTTCATTCGGAAGGTAAGGCATCGGTTACCGAGTTTAAAGTGCTGCAGTATTTTGATGGTTTTACATTGGTTGCGGCTAAACCCTTAACCGGCAGGACCCATCAAATACGCGTGCATGCGCAGCATGTTGGTTGTTCGCTGGTAGGGGACGAAAAATACACGGCCCTCGAAGACAATAAACGTATGAAAGCAAAAGGCTTTAAGCGCTTATGCTTACATGCGCACGGTTTGCAGCTGCGTTTTGCTGATGGTGCGCCATTATCTGTGCGCGCGCCTCTGCCGGCAGAGTTATTACAGCCCTTGCAGGCTGCTGGCTTGGAGGCTTTAAATGCTGATCATTTTTGA
- a CDS encoding YhcB family protein encodes MISTSALIATSIICLIAGAGLGALAMRIYSSARQPKDLEARHNTLQNEYNQYQQNVAQHFVDTSRLIAETQQRQQQLREHLVKGALHLTSADISRAILAQGDEEQPLTEGAALENLDPADLTPPKDWAPKIPGEGGVLSEEFGLKEESEETDSIEVRTATKSTKA; translated from the coding sequence GTGATCTCTACATCTGCGCTTATTGCTACCAGTATTATTTGCCTTATTGCTGGCGCGGGACTAGGCGCATTAGCTATGCGCATATATAGCAGCGCTCGCCAGCCCAAGGATTTAGAAGCAAGGCATAACACCCTGCAAAACGAGTACAATCAATATCAACAGAATGTTGCTCAACACTTTGTTGATACCTCGCGCCTTATCGCCGAAACACAGCAGCGACAACAACAGTTGCGAGAGCATTTAGTTAAAGGCGCGCTACACCTAACCAGCGCCGATATCAGCCGCGCGATTTTAGCCCAGGGCGATGAAGAGCAACCTCTAACCGAAGGCGCGGCACTCGAAAACCTTGACCCTGCAGACCTTACCCCACCCAAAGACTGGGCCCCTAAAATACCCGGTGAAGGCGGCGTACTTAGTGAAGAGTTCGGCTTAAAAGAAGAGAGCGAAGAAACCGACAGCATTGAAGTGCGCACCGCAACGAAGTCTACCAAAGCGTAA
- a CDS encoding helix-turn-helix domain-containing protein, protein MSDPFKIPLFNLHDLIVITTAIAAVLMLVMLAVSPTKNARANHCLTVFFGCLLAHSACIILMWNAQIAPKLNTFSAAIVVTTCLANLLKGPSLLLYVTAITQAGFSFNRKQLIHLVPAIAVVTLMLALNIQLDDLKGITQTQHQRLIHDMWLLMKGLPAVYALACIPIALSTSHLMQSFYSSDSEMGKNWLSLLCIGYAAYWGLTFFSQLFGNTLTKLWLDNGSMADILGIASNYLAFGLLLTLFSYSVSLTQQQLGRALTAAKPKSAAKTTPLKVDSLANTIESCMKNEKLFLQSNLTAEQFAEHVGHATRDISTVLNQHFGKNFFEFINTYRVEEAQRLLISPEHIDTSITDILYMAGFNSKSAFQRFFKRITEMSPSEYRALHKKNSSVSD, encoded by the coding sequence ATGAGCGACCCATTCAAAATCCCGCTATTCAACCTACACGACCTCATCGTTATCACTACTGCTATTGCAGCGGTTTTAATGTTGGTGATGCTGGCGGTTTCGCCGACTAAAAATGCGCGCGCCAATCACTGTTTAACCGTATTTTTTGGCTGTTTATTGGCCCATTCTGCTTGCATTATACTCATGTGGAATGCGCAAATAGCACCAAAATTGAATACCTTTTCTGCAGCCATCGTTGTCACTACCTGCCTGGCAAACCTACTCAAAGGCCCATCGCTATTGCTTTATGTTACCGCTATTACCCAAGCGGGCTTTAGCTTCAACCGAAAACAGTTGATACACCTTGTGCCGGCAATCGCGGTTGTCACCCTTATGCTGGCGCTGAATATTCAGCTTGATGACTTAAAAGGTATTACTCAAACTCAACATCAACGGCTGATTCACGATATGTGGCTGCTAATGAAAGGGCTGCCAGCGGTTTATGCCCTAGCCTGTATTCCCATAGCATTATCGACCTCACACCTAATGCAAAGCTTTTACTCTAGCGACAGTGAAATGGGGAAAAACTGGCTCAGCCTTTTGTGCATCGGCTACGCCGCATACTGGGGGCTAACCTTTTTCAGCCAGCTATTTGGCAACACCCTAACCAAACTTTGGTTAGATAACGGTAGCATGGCCGACATCTTGGGCATCGCGAGCAACTATTTAGCTTTTGGCCTATTACTTACTTTATTTAGCTACAGCGTATCCCTAACACAACAACAACTCGGCCGCGCCCTTACTGCCGCCAAGCCCAAAAGCGCAGCAAAAACTACGCCGCTAAAAGTAGACTCTTTAGCGAACACCATTGAATCCTGCATGAAAAACGAGAAGCTATTTCTTCAAAGTAATCTAACGGCAGAGCAATTTGCAGAGCATGTAGGGCACGCAACACGCGACATATCAACAGTGCTAAACCAGCATTTTGGCAAGAACTTCTTTGAATTTATTAACACTTATCGCGTGGAAGAGGCCCAACGTCTACTAATATCACCCGAACATATCGACACATCAATCACTGACATCCTGTACATGGCAGGCTTTAACAGTAAATCTGCCTTTCAGCGCTTTTTCAAACGCATTACCGAGATGTCACCCAGCGAGTACCGCGCACTACACAAAAAAAACAGCTCAGTTAGCGACTAG
- a CDS encoding leucine-rich repeat-containing protein kinase family protein, protein MQTLVQLKAGELAGESRLTLSEDLSEFPTEIYNLAESLEVLDLSGNQLSSLPDDFHRLRHLKVLFLSNNVFEVFPSVLGRCERLEMIGFKSNRIVSVPEGALPQQTRWLILTDNCITALPEGIGSLVRLQKLMLAGNQLQQLPTSIKRCKNLQLVRISANRLQHFPEQLLELPRLAWLAFAGNPFCQSTEPPQELPEVEFDDLVLSDVLGSGASGVISRAHWKKNLFNFPAGVAVKCFKSGVTSDGYVQDELRATLLAGQHHNLVSPLASIAGKGLVMRLIPGEYTNLAGPPSFASCTRDRFPAELKLPLALVVSMVAQIESVVEHLHSRNLCHGDIYAHNMLLSEGSGHVLFGDFGAASFYGGLTDSVRGGILRIERRALGFFIEDLLTVCDNSGVDGEQYLQLQQKARAYLA, encoded by the coding sequence TTGCAAACATTAGTACAGCTTAAGGCTGGCGAGTTAGCGGGAGAGAGCCGGTTAACGTTATCGGAAGATTTAAGTGAATTCCCGACAGAAATATATAATTTGGCCGAGTCTCTAGAGGTTTTAGATCTGTCGGGGAACCAGTTGTCATCGCTGCCGGATGATTTTCATCGGCTTAGGCATCTGAAGGTTTTGTTTCTATCGAATAACGTATTTGAGGTTTTCCCTTCTGTACTTGGTCGGTGTGAGCGTTTGGAGATGATTGGCTTTAAATCTAACCGCATAGTGTCTGTGCCGGAAGGGGCTTTGCCGCAGCAAACACGCTGGCTGATTTTAACGGACAACTGTATTACGGCGTTACCCGAAGGCATAGGTAGCCTTGTGCGGCTGCAAAAATTGATGCTTGCTGGCAACCAGCTGCAGCAATTACCCACCTCGATTAAGCGATGTAAAAACTTACAATTAGTCCGTATATCGGCTAACCGCTTGCAGCACTTCCCTGAGCAACTGCTAGAGCTGCCGCGCTTGGCTTGGTTGGCTTTCGCGGGAAACCCTTTTTGCCAAAGTACTGAACCGCCGCAGGAGTTGCCGGAGGTTGAGTTTGATGACTTGGTCTTAAGCGATGTTCTGGGGAGTGGTGCCTCTGGCGTAATTTCGCGCGCACACTGGAAAAAGAACCTGTTTAACTTTCCTGCAGGTGTTGCAGTGAAGTGTTTTAAATCCGGTGTCACCAGTGATGGCTATGTTCAGGACGAGTTGCGTGCCACCTTGTTGGCAGGGCAACATCACAACTTGGTGTCGCCGTTGGCGAGTATTGCAGGTAAAGGGTTGGTCATGCGTTTAATTCCGGGTGAATATACAAACCTGGCGGGGCCACCAAGTTTTGCTAGTTGTACTCGCGATCGATTCCCTGCTGAACTTAAATTACCGCTAGCGTTGGTTGTGTCGATGGTGGCTCAAATTGAATCGGTAGTTGAGCATTTGCATAGTCGAAACCTGTGCCATGGGGATATTTATGCCCACAATATGCTGTTGAGTGAAGGTTCTGGTCACGTGCTGTTTGGTGATTTTGGTGCTGCTTCGTTTTATGGGGGGCTAACGGATTCTGTTCGTGGAGGTATCCTGCGAATCGAGCGGCGAGCATTGGGCTTTTTTATTGAAGATCTGTTAACCGTATGCGATAACTCAGGCGTAGATGGTGAGCAATATTTGCAGCTGCAGCAAAAAGCTCGAGCATACCTAGCGTAG
- a CDS encoding HAD family hydrolase: MLIIFDWDGTVSDSTAKIVRCVQSAAKDMALPALAPEAIREIIGLSLVNAMAQLYPQLDTAEVEALAAAYSRHYVADNETPGFYEGALEALEQLHDEGFSLAIATGKSRKGLDRVLAQLGVASLFSFSRCADETASKPDPLMLNEILAVSNRCHSRAVMVGDTEFDMAMAKAIAMPRVAVSYGAHHIDRLKAYEPKLCVDNLTLMLPWLCQQREVLG; encoded by the coding sequence ATGCTGATCATTTTTGATTGGGATGGCACGGTAAGCGATTCGACGGCCAAAATTGTTCGCTGTGTGCAATCGGCAGCTAAAGACATGGCTTTGCCAGCTTTAGCACCTGAGGCCATAAGGGAAATTATTGGCTTGAGCTTAGTTAATGCTATGGCTCAGCTATACCCTCAATTAGATACGGCTGAGGTAGAAGCATTGGCTGCTGCCTATAGTCGCCATTACGTTGCCGACAATGAAACCCCCGGTTTTTACGAGGGTGCTTTAGAAGCGTTGGAGCAGTTGCATGATGAGGGCTTTTCGCTGGCGATTGCTACGGGTAAAAGCCGCAAAGGGTTGGACCGAGTATTGGCTCAGTTGGGGGTTGCGTCGCTGTTTTCGTTTTCGCGATGCGCAGACGAAACGGCTTCCAAGCCCGATCCGCTTATGCTTAACGAGATTTTAGCGGTCAGTAATCGCTGTCATAGCCGTGCTGTAATGGTTGGCGATACTGAGTTTGATATGGCGATGGCGAAAGCGATTGCCATGCCGCGTGTGGCGGTGAGTTATGGCGCTCACCATATTGACCGCTTAAAAGCTTACGAGCCTAAATTGTGCGTGGATAACCTAACGCTAATGCTGCCGTGGTTGTGTCAGCAAAGAGAGGTGCTGGGTTAG